Proteins from a genomic interval of Bradyrhizobium sp. CCBAU 53340:
- the ggt gene encoding gamma-glutamyltransferase, with protein MMASFLTRRRFFALIATLAFGLASATAQDARQAYVPPALDTVHAVPAQHGMVVAQERISAQVGANILRRGGNAVDAAVATGFAMAVTYPRAGNIGGGGFMVIHSAERNEDVAIDYRETAPAATTAQIFLGSDGKPDPAKSRDSGLGIGVPGTVAGLALALEKYGSGKFTLAQLLEPAIALAHDGFVVTDDIADTLPGWSRRLARWPSSVKIFAKPDGTPLGEGDRLVQSDLADTLASVAAQGPRGFYEGPVAEKLAKAVSDADGIMTTADLKTYQAVIRSPVRGTYRGYDIVSMPLPSSGGVVLLETLNILEGFQLADIKQGSPAALHLLIEAMKRAYADRARYLGDPAFVDAPIARLTAKDYAARLRAGISTERATPSKDLVSTATSPHEGSNTTHFSVVDGSGNAVSNTYTLNFSYGVGLVADGTGVLLNNELDDFTAAVGASNAYGLVGYEANLPGPGKRPLSSMSPTIVLKDGKPVLVTGSPGGSRIISTVLQVIVNVLDYRMDVAAAVAAPRLHHQWLPDEVRVERGFPDDVLFELKAMDHLIVAPMGQTSANSILVTPDGPLGAPDPRTRGAEAAGQ; from the coding sequence ATGATGGCGTCATTTTTGACACGGCGACGTTTTTTCGCGCTTATCGCCACTCTGGCGTTTGGTCTTGCATCGGCAACCGCGCAGGATGCGCGGCAGGCCTATGTTCCGCCCGCGCTCGACACGGTGCACGCCGTTCCCGCGCAGCATGGCATGGTGGTGGCGCAGGAAAGAATATCGGCGCAGGTCGGCGCCAATATTTTGCGACGTGGCGGCAATGCGGTCGATGCCGCCGTCGCGACCGGCTTTGCGATGGCGGTGACCTATCCCCGCGCCGGCAATATCGGCGGCGGCGGCTTCATGGTGATCCATTCCGCCGAACGCAACGAGGATGTTGCGATCGATTATCGCGAGACCGCGCCGGCGGCGACCACGGCGCAGATCTTCCTCGGGTCCGACGGCAAGCCGGATCCGGCCAAGTCGCGCGATTCCGGGCTTGGCATCGGCGTGCCCGGCACGGTCGCGGGCCTGGCGCTGGCGCTCGAAAAGTATGGCTCGGGCAAGTTCACGCTGGCGCAATTGCTCGAACCTGCGATCGCGCTCGCCCACGACGGATTTGTCGTCACCGACGACATCGCCGACACGCTGCCGGGCTGGTCCAGGCGGCTCGCGCGCTGGCCATCGTCCGTGAAGATCTTCGCAAAGCCCGACGGCACGCCGCTTGGCGAAGGCGACAGGCTGGTGCAGAGCGATCTCGCCGATACATTGGCGAGCGTCGCTGCGCAGGGACCACGCGGCTTCTACGAAGGCCCGGTCGCGGAGAAACTCGCCAAGGCCGTGTCCGATGCCGACGGCATCATGACGACGGCCGATCTGAAGACCTATCAGGCCGTGATCCGTTCGCCGGTGCGCGGCACCTATCGGGGCTACGACATCGTCTCAATGCCGCTGCCGTCGTCCGGCGGCGTGGTGCTGCTGGAGACGCTCAACATTCTCGAAGGTTTTCAGCTCGCGGACATCAAGCAGGGCTCGCCGGCAGCATTGCATCTGCTGATCGAGGCCATGAAGCGCGCCTATGCGGATCGTGCGCGCTATCTCGGCGATCCCGCCTTCGTCGACGCGCCGATCGCTAGGCTCACGGCGAAGGACTACGCTGCCAGGCTGCGCGCCGGCATTTCTACCGAGCGCGCGACGCCGTCAAAGGATCTGGTTTCGACTGCGACCTCGCCACACGAGGGCAGCAACACCACGCACTTTTCCGTCGTCGATGGCAGCGGCAACGCCGTCAGCAACACCTATACGCTGAATTTCAGCTACGGGGTCGGCCTCGTCGCCGACGGCACCGGTGTGTTGCTCAACAACGAGCTCGACGATTTCACCGCCGCTGTCGGCGCCTCCAATGCCTATGGTCTGGTCGGCTATGAGGCCAATCTGCCCGGGCCCGGCAAACGGCCGCTGTCCTCGATGTCGCCGACCATCGTCCTGAAGGACGGCAAGCCGGTGCTGGTGACGGGCTCGCCCGGCGGCAGCCGGATCATCTCGACCGTGCTCCAGGTGATCGTCAACGTGCTCGACTACAGGATGGATGTGGCCGCCGCCGTGGCCGCGCCGCGGCTGCATCATCAATGGCTGCCGGACGAGGTGCGTGTCGAGCGCGGCTTTCCCGACGACGTGCTGTTCGAGCTGAAGGCGATGGACCATCTCATCGTCGCGCCGATGGGGCAGACGTCCGCCAATTCGATTCTCGTGACGCCGGACGGTCCCCTCGGCGCGCCCGATCCGCGCACGCGCGGTGCGGAAGCCGCAGGACAGTAA
- a CDS encoding MFS transporter, with translation MTTIAPDARMAGASRTYPPRAAVVSWIFFDWAAQPYFTLITTFVFAPYFATSVAPDPATGQSLWGFAMAAAGMAIALLSPVLGAIADASGRRKPWIAAFGAVLVLASCTLWIGKPGDHAIIPPLLIAVALASVGAEFATVFNNAMMPTLVPPERIGRLSGTGWATGYIGGIVSLIIVLGFLAANPETGRTLLGFTPLFGLDPVTHQGDRAAGPLTGLWFIVFVTPMFLFTPDYPAKRPVREALHEGLADLKQSLKDLPQQKSLAAFLLANMIYTDGLVSLFAFGGIYAAGTFGWHTIQIGTFGIILAIAGTFGAWLGGKLDDLLGPKRVIAGSMLILLLSVAAILLVDKDSVLFVKVAPPEPGGPLFAAAAERAYIVLGCLIGAAGGPLQAASRTLLIHLAPKDRIAQYFGLFALTGKVTSFIGPLLIGVITAATASQKAGMAVLVVFFVTGFALLMRVRE, from the coding sequence ATGACGACGATTGCCCCGGATGCGCGCATGGCCGGCGCTTCGCGGACCTATCCGCCGCGCGCCGCCGTCGTCAGCTGGATCTTCTTCGACTGGGCCGCGCAGCCCTATTTCACGCTGATCACGACCTTCGTGTTCGCGCCCTATTTCGCCACCAGCGTTGCGCCGGATCCCGCAACCGGCCAATCGCTCTGGGGCTTTGCGATGGCAGCAGCTGGCATGGCGATCGCGCTGCTGTCGCCCGTTCTGGGCGCCATCGCGGATGCCTCGGGCCGCCGCAAGCCCTGGATTGCCGCGTTCGGCGCGGTTCTGGTGCTCGCCTCCTGCACGCTATGGATCGGCAAGCCCGGCGATCACGCCATCATTCCGCCGCTGCTCATCGCGGTTGCGCTTGCCAGTGTCGGCGCGGAATTCGCCACCGTGTTCAACAACGCGATGATGCCGACCCTGGTGCCGCCGGAGCGCATCGGCCGGCTCTCCGGCACCGGCTGGGCCACGGGTTACATCGGAGGCATTGTCAGCCTGATCATCGTGCTCGGCTTCCTCGCGGCCAATCCCGAGACCGGCCGCACGCTGCTCGGCTTCACGCCGCTGTTCGGGCTCGATCCCGTCACGCATCAAGGTGACCGCGCCGCCGGACCGCTGACCGGATTGTGGTTCATCGTCTTCGTGACGCCGATGTTCTTGTTCACGCCGGATTATCCGGCGAAACGTCCGGTGCGCGAGGCACTGCACGAGGGCCTCGCCGATCTGAAGCAATCGCTGAAGGATTTGCCGCAGCAGAAATCGCTCGCGGCGTTTCTGCTAGCCAACATGATCTACACCGACGGTCTGGTCTCGCTGTTCGCGTTCGGCGGTATCTATGCCGCCGGCACTTTTGGCTGGCACACGATCCAGATCGGTACGTTCGGCATCATCCTTGCCATCGCCGGCACGTTCGGTGCGTGGCTTGGCGGCAAGCTCGACGACTTGCTCGGACCGAAGCGCGTCATTGCCGGCAGCATGCTGATCCTGCTGCTGTCGGTGGCGGCGATCCTGCTTGTCGACAAGGACAGCGTTCTGTTCGTCAAGGTCGCGCCGCCCGAGCCGGGCGGGCCGCTATTCGCCGCCGCCGCGGAGCGTGCCTATATCGTGCTGGGCTGCCTGATCGGCGCGGCCGGCGGCCCGCTTCAAGCCGCCTCGCGCACGCTGCTGATCCACCTCGCGCCGAAGGATCGCATCGCGCAATATTTTGGCCTGTTTGCGTTGACCGGAAAGGTGACGTCCTTCATCGGACCGCTGCTGATCGGCGTGATCACCGCGGCCACCGCGAGTCAGAAGGCCGGCATGGCCGTGCTGGTGGTGTTTTTCGTCACGGGGTTTGCGCTGCTGATGCGGGTGCGGGAGTAG
- the purH gene encoding bifunctional phosphoribosylaminoimidazolecarboxamide formyltransferase/IMP cyclohydrolase — MTDRPRRVTRALLSVSDKSGLIEFAKALAAHDVELVSTGGTAKAIAAAGLKVKDVSELTGFPEMMDGRVKTLHPKVHGGLLAIRDNKEHAEAMKAHGIAPIDLLVVNLYPFEATVDKGAGFEDCIENIDIGGPAMIRAAAKNHDDVAVVVEADDYKAVLDELAANNGATTLKLRRRLAAKAYARTAAYDAAISNWFNRQLEIDAPDFRAFGGKLIQSLRYGENPHQTAAFYATPDKRPGVSTARQLQGKELSYNNINDTDAAYECIGEFDAKRTAACVIVKHANPCGVAEGANLVDAYRKALACDSTSAFGGIIAMNRPLDADTAREITKIFTEVIIAPDASEEAIAIIGARKNLRLLLAGSLPDPRAPGLTAKTVAGGLLVQSRDNAVVDDMTFKVVTKRAPTDAEMRDLKFAFRVAKHVKSNTIIYAKDLATVGIGAGQMSRVDSARIAARKAQDAANELKLAEPLTKGSVVASDAFFPFADGMLACIEAGATAVVQPGGSMRDDEVIKAADEHGIAMVFTGTRHFRH; from the coding sequence ATGACTGACCGTCCCCGCCGCGTCACCCGCGCCCTTCTCTCCGTCTCCGACAAATCAGGCCTGATCGAGTTCGCCAAGGCGCTTGCCGCGCATGATGTCGAGCTGGTCTCGACCGGTGGCACCGCAAAGGCAATTGCCGCCGCGGGCCTGAAGGTGAAGGACGTCTCCGAGCTGACAGGCTTCCCCGAGATGATGGACGGCCGCGTCAAGACGCTGCATCCAAAGGTGCATGGCGGCCTGCTCGCGATCCGCGACAACAAGGAGCACGCCGAGGCGATGAAGGCACACGGCATCGCGCCGATCGATCTGCTCGTCGTCAATCTCTATCCGTTCGAGGCGACCGTCGACAAAGGCGCGGGCTTCGAGGATTGCATCGAGAACATCGACATCGGCGGCCCTGCGATGATCCGCGCTGCTGCGAAGAACCATGACGACGTTGCCGTCGTGGTCGAAGCCGACGACTACAAGGCTGTGCTCGACGAGCTTGCCGCCAACAACGGCGCGACCACGCTGAAATTGCGTCGCCGCCTGGCTGCCAAGGCCTATGCGCGCACCGCGGCCTATGATGCCGCGATCTCGAACTGGTTCAACCGCCAGCTCGAGATCGACGCGCCCGATTTCCGCGCGTTCGGCGGCAAGCTGATCCAGTCGCTGCGCTACGGCGAGAACCCGCATCAGACCGCGGCGTTCTACGCCACGCCCGACAAGCGCCCCGGCGTCTCGACCGCACGGCAGCTGCAGGGCAAGGAGCTTTCCTACAACAATATCAACGACACCGACGCGGCCTATGAATGCATCGGCGAGTTCGATGCGAAGCGCACCGCGGCCTGCGTCATCGTCAAGCACGCCAACCCTTGCGGCGTCGCCGAAGGCGCGAACCTTGTCGATGCCTATCGCAAGGCGCTGGCCTGCGATTCCACCTCCGCCTTCGGCGGCATCATCGCGATGAACCGCCCGCTCGATGCTGATACCGCGCGCGAGATCACCAAGATCTTCACCGAGGTGATCATCGCGCCTGACGCGAGCGAGGAAGCGATCGCCATCATCGGAGCACGCAAGAACCTCCGTTTGCTGCTCGCGGGCAGCCTGCCCGATCCGCGAGCGCCGGGCCTCACCGCCAAGACCGTTGCCGGCGGTCTTCTGGTGCAGAGCCGCGACAACGCCGTAGTCGACGACATGACCTTCAAGGTCGTGACCAAGCGCGCACCCACCGACGCCGAGATGCGCGACCTGAAGTTCGCGTTCCGGGTCGCAAAGCACGTCAAGTCGAACACCATCATCTACGCCAAGGATCTCGCCACCGTCGGCATCGGCGCGGGCCAGATGAGCCGCGTCGATTCAGCCCGCATCGCGGCGCGCAAGGCGCAGGATGCGGCGAACGAGCTGAAGCTCGCCGAGCCGCTGACCAAGGGCTCGGTCGTGGCGTCGGATGCGTTCTTCCCGTTCGCCGACGGCATGCTCGCCTGCATCGAAGCCGGCGCCACCGCTGTGGTGCAGCCCGGCGGCTCGATGCGCGATGACGAGGTGATCAAGGCCGCCGACGAGCACGGCATCGCCATGGTGTTCACTGGGACAAGGCACTTCAGGCACTGA
- a CDS encoding heparinase II/III family protein, protein MNRFARNMLARASGGSVALSRVWPGRTDRLIIAPHDLRTADATRAAEIYAGRFVFAGKIVNCHGRSIFDLDPPSEDWEVALLGFGWLRHLRAADTALTRANARALVEDWISNPANKRRPVARRADVLARRVISLLSQAPLVLNDTDNKFYRRYLRALAREIRFLRFTMVNIPDGVPKLQVQIALCYTTLCLANQARHIRSASKKLSDELQRQILPDGGHISRNPGALIELLIDLLPLRQTFAARNIAPPPALLNAIDRMMPMLRFFRHGDGNFALFNGMSATPSDLLATLLAYDDAHGAPMANMPHTGFQRLDAGPTTVIIDTGPPPPPGVSHDAHAGCLSFELSSGTSRIVTNCGMPTTGRDNWRPFARGTAAHSTLTYHDTSSCQFVEMSAMKRLLHGAPIVSGPHEVESYREVVEGGTLLTTSHDGYLAKFGVIHRRVLMVANDGARIDGEDTLSPPQGARLKGADADFALRFHLHPAVKASRLSDARGVMLVLPNRDVWTFEALDDKVDLEDSVFLAGNDGPRRTAQIVIRQDARQAPSIRWSFVRSTASPAVTNARRNARREPELPL, encoded by the coding sequence ATGAACCGCTTCGCGCGGAACATGCTCGCGCGCGCGAGCGGCGGTTCCGTTGCGCTATCGCGAGTCTGGCCCGGCCGGACCGACCGGCTGATCATCGCGCCGCATGATCTTCGCACGGCCGACGCGACGCGCGCCGCCGAGATCTATGCCGGCCGCTTCGTCTTCGCCGGCAAGATCGTCAATTGCCACGGCCGCTCGATCTTCGATCTCGATCCGCCCTCGGAGGACTGGGAGGTCGCGCTGCTCGGCTTCGGCTGGCTGCGTCACCTGCGCGCCGCCGACACCGCGCTGACCCGGGCGAATGCGCGCGCGCTGGTCGAGGACTGGATCAGCAACCCCGCCAACAAGCGCCGTCCCGTCGCCCGCCGCGCCGACGTGCTGGCGCGGCGCGTGATTTCGCTGCTGTCGCAGGCACCTTTGGTGCTCAACGACACCGACAACAAATTCTACCGCCGCTACTTGCGTGCGCTGGCACGCGAGATCCGCTTCCTGCGCTTCACCATGGTCAACATCCCGGACGGGGTGCCGAAGCTCCAGGTGCAGATCGCGCTGTGCTACACGACGCTCTGCCTTGCCAACCAGGCGCGCCATATCCGCAGCGCCTCGAAAAAACTCTCCGACGAATTGCAGCGGCAGATTCTCCCCGATGGCGGACACATCTCGCGTAATCCCGGTGCGTTGATCGAGCTCCTGATCGACCTGTTGCCGCTGCGGCAGACCTTTGCCGCGCGCAACATCGCGCCGCCGCCGGCGCTGCTCAATGCGATCGACCGCATGATGCCGATGCTGCGCTTCTTCCGCCACGGCGACGGCAATTTCGCGCTGTTCAACGGCATGAGCGCGACGCCGTCGGACCTGCTCGCCACGCTGCTCGCCTATGACGATGCCCATGGCGCACCGATGGCGAACATGCCGCACACCGGCTTCCAGCGCCTCGATGCCGGCCCGACCACCGTGATCATCGACACCGGCCCGCCGCCGCCGCCCGGCGTCAGCCACGATGCGCATGCCGGCTGCCTGTCGTTCGAACTGTCCTCCGGCACCAGCCGCATCGTGACCAATTGCGGCATGCCGACCACCGGCCGCGACAATTGGCGGCCATTCGCGCGCGGCACCGCGGCGCATTCGACCCTGACCTATCACGACACCTCGTCGTGCCAGTTCGTGGAGATGTCGGCGATGAAGCGCCTGCTGCACGGCGCGCCGATCGTCAGCGGCCCCCATGAGGTGGAGAGCTATCGCGAGGTCGTCGAGGGCGGCACGCTGCTGACGACCTCGCATGACGGCTATCTCGCCAAGTTCGGCGTGATCCATCGCCGCGTGCTGATGGTCGCCAATGACGGCGCGCGGATCGACGGCGAGGACACGCTGTCACCGCCCCAAGGCGCGCGGCTCAAGGGCGCTGACGCCGATTTCGCGCTGCGCTTCCATCTGCATCCCGCGGTGAAGGCGAGCCGGCTGTCGGACGCCCGCGGCGTCATGCTGGTATTGCCGAACCGCGACGTCTGGACCTTCGAGGCGCTCGACGACAAGGTCGATCTCGAGGACAGCGTGTTCCTGGCCGGCAATGACGGCCCACGCCGCACTGCCCAGATTGTGATCCGCCAGGATGCCCGGCAGGCGCCCTCGATCCGCTGGAGCTTTGTCCGGTCTACCGCCTCGCCGGCGGTCACCAATGCACGCCGCAACGCCCGCCGGGAGCCGGAACTTCCGCTGTAA
- a CDS encoding RsmB/NOP family class I SAM-dependent RNA methyltransferase: protein MPSQRFAPPSEVPGLAARRIAADIVDGVLHKHRTLDDQLDGSGAHPGLKTLADRDRALMRRLVATILRRLGTLGHLLSRLLDKGIPSDAPRAQSALLIGAAQILWMDVPDHAAVDLSVRLVQSDRRAARYAGLVNAVLRRCAREGQALVEEVATQSLDLPPWLLARWSVHYGEATAREIALALGHEPSLDLTVKSDAAQWASRLHGEVLPTGSVRTLLHGSVTMLPGFAEGQWWVQDAAAALPVRLFGDIKGKSIADLCAAPGGKTAQLVLAGARVTALDRSPARVARLRENLSRLSLQAETVVADAVEWAGPAEGFDGVLIDAPCTSTGTIRRHPDVAWLRQESDVAAMTVLQQRLLKKSVSLLKPGGTLVYCTCSLEPEEGEQAIATLLAAEPALRRVPIEASEVSGLSEIITKEGDLRTLPSHLPHADPKLGGLDGFFAARLVKS, encoded by the coding sequence ATGCCGTCTCAACGTTTTGCCCCTCCGTCCGAAGTGCCCGGTCTCGCGGCGCGGCGGATCGCTGCCGACATCGTCGACGGCGTCTTGCACAAGCACCGCACGCTCGACGACCAGCTCGACGGCTCCGGCGCCCATCCCGGACTGAAGACGCTGGCCGACCGCGACCGCGCGCTGATGCGGCGCCTGGTCGCAACCATCCTGCGCCGGCTCGGCACGCTCGGCCATTTGCTGTCGCGCCTTCTCGACAAGGGCATCCCATCCGACGCGCCGCGCGCGCAGAGCGCGCTCTTGATCGGCGCCGCCCAGATCCTCTGGATGGACGTGCCCGATCACGCCGCAGTCGATCTCTCGGTTCGCCTGGTGCAATCCGACCGGCGCGCCGCACGCTATGCCGGCCTCGTCAACGCCGTGCTGCGCCGCTGCGCGCGCGAGGGCCAGGCGCTGGTCGAGGAGGTCGCGACGCAATCGCTCGACCTGCCGCCCTGGCTGCTGGCGCGCTGGAGCGTGCATTACGGCGAGGCGACCGCGCGGGAGATAGCGCTCGCGCTCGGCCACGAACCTTCGCTCGACCTGACCGTGAAGTCCGACGCTGCGCAATGGGCGAGCCGGCTGCATGGCGAGGTGCTGCCGACCGGCTCGGTCCGCACGCTGCTGCACGGCTCGGTGACCATGCTGCCCGGTTTCGCCGAAGGACAATGGTGGGTGCAGGACGCCGCTGCCGCGCTGCCGGTCCGGCTGTTCGGCGACATCAAGGGCAAATCCATCGCCGATCTCTGTGCCGCGCCCGGCGGCAAGACCGCACAGCTGGTGCTAGCAGGCGCGCGCGTCACCGCGCTCGACCGCTCGCCCGCCCGGGTGGCGCGCCTGCGCGAAAACCTGAGCCGGCTGTCGCTCCAGGCCGAGACCGTCGTTGCCGACGCCGTGGAATGGGCGGGGCCGGCAGAGGGCTTCGATGGAGTCCTGATCGACGCACCCTGCACCTCGACCGGGACGATCCGCCGGCACCCCGACGTCGCATGGTTGCGGCAGGAGTCGGACGTCGCCGCGATGACCGTGCTCCAGCAGCGGCTGCTGAAGAAATCCGTCTCACTGCTCAAGCCGGGCGGGACGCTGGTCTACTGCACCTGCTCGTTGGAACCGGAAGAGGGCGAGCAGGCCATCGCCACCTTGCTGGCCGCAGAGCCGGCGCTTCGCCGCGTGCCGATCGAGGCCAGCGAGGTCTCCGGGCTCAGCGAGATCATCACCAAAGAGGGCGATCTCCGGACTTTGCCGAGCCATCTGCCGCACGCCGACCCGAAGCTCGGCGGGCTCGACGGGTTTTTCGCGGCCCGGCTCGTTAAATCCTGA
- a CDS encoding DUF1674 domain-containing protein, with amino-acid sequence MSSQPPVPDRKPLPPAAQRALAEAEARRQAAAAQAEAAPKELQGPKGPEPTRYGDWERKGIASDF; translated from the coding sequence ATGAGTAGCCAGCCTCCTGTTCCCGATCGCAAACCCTTGCCGCCCGCCGCCCAGCGCGCGCTGGCTGAAGCCGAGGCACGCCGGCAAGCCGCCGCGGCTCAGGCCGAGGCGGCTCCAAAGGAATTGCAGGGGCCGAAGGGGCCTGAGCCCACGCGCTACGGCGATTGGGAGCGCAAGGGCATCGCCTCCGATTTTTAA
- the cysC gene encoding adenylyl-sulfate kinase: MSYHEAPTIAAPDAPRLDQDDRPTLRFVTCGSVDDGKSTLVGRLLYDSKTLLDDQLDTLASESKTVGTTGGDLDFALLVDGLQAEREQGITIDVAYRFFATKLRRFIVADTPGHTQYTRNMATGASNADLAVVLVDARKGVITQTRRHCHILSRLGVCHVVLAVNKMDLIGFDDDRFAAITAEYLTLAGQLGISQVQCIPVVAPDGDNIAVASTRMPWYTGPTVTTYLESVDVTGGISGRPFRLPVQWVNRPHADFRGFCGRIASGAIATGEAVTVQPSGRRAHIARILTPDGERDRAAAGESVTLTLTDEIDVSRGDVLTSGAAPLVSDQLAAHLVWFDDEAMAPGRRYVLKCGTASSGAVITTLKYRIAIDTMAQESATTLDANQIGYAHVSLDRALVFEAYRDNREMGSFILVDPISHRTAAAGMIDLSLRRATNIHWQQLAIDKSLRARLKQQRPCVLWFTGLSGAGKSTIADLVDRRLAEFGRHAALLDGDNLRHGINRDLGFSSAERTENVRRVAEIAALFVDAGMIALVALISPFRNEREMARHRVEAGEFIEIHVATPLAECERRDPKGLYRKARAGELPAFTGIDHPYEAPQAPEITIDTSEMTTEEGCERIIRYLQEHHYL; encoded by the coding sequence ATGTCCTATCACGAGGCTCCCACGATCGCCGCGCCCGATGCGCCACGGCTCGACCAGGACGATCGCCCGACGTTGCGTTTCGTCACTTGCGGCAGCGTCGACGACGGCAAGAGCACGCTGGTCGGTCGCCTGCTCTACGATTCCAAGACGCTGCTCGACGACCAGCTCGACACGCTGGCGTCGGAGAGCAAGACGGTTGGCACCACCGGCGGCGATCTCGATTTCGCGCTGCTGGTCGACGGCTTGCAGGCCGAGCGCGAGCAGGGCATCACCATCGACGTCGCCTACCGGTTCTTCGCAACGAAGTTGCGCCGCTTCATCGTCGCCGACACGCCGGGACACACGCAGTATACCCGCAACATGGCGACCGGCGCCTCCAACGCCGACCTCGCCGTGGTCCTGGTCGACGCCCGCAAGGGCGTGATCACGCAGACCCGGCGCCACTGCCACATCCTGTCGCGGCTCGGCGTCTGCCACGTCGTGCTCGCCGTCAACAAGATGGATCTGATCGGCTTCGACGACGACAGATTCGCGGCCATCACGGCCGAATATCTGACCCTGGCCGGCCAGCTCGGTATCTCCCAGGTCCAATGCATTCCGGTCGTGGCGCCAGACGGCGACAACATCGCCGTCGCGAGCACGCGAATGCCCTGGTACACCGGGCCGACGGTCACGACCTACCTGGAATCGGTCGACGTTACCGGCGGAATCTCGGGACGGCCGTTCCGGTTGCCGGTGCAATGGGTCAACCGCCCGCATGCGGATTTTCGCGGTTTCTGCGGACGGATCGCCAGCGGGGCGATTGCAACCGGCGAGGCTGTCACCGTGCAGCCGTCGGGCCGTCGCGCGCACATCGCGCGCATTCTCACGCCTGACGGCGAGCGCGATCGGGCTGCAGCCGGCGAATCGGTGACGCTCACATTGACCGACGAGATCGACGTCAGCCGCGGTGACGTGCTGACGTCGGGAGCAGCGCCGCTCGTCTCGGATCAGCTGGCGGCGCATCTGGTCTGGTTCGACGACGAGGCCATGGCGCCGGGCCGGCGCTACGTGCTCAAATGCGGCACCGCCTCATCGGGCGCGGTGATCACGACGCTCAAGTATCGCATTGCCATCGACACCATGGCGCAGGAGAGCGCGACCACGCTCGATGCCAACCAGATCGGCTACGCCCATGTCAGCCTCGACCGCGCCCTGGTGTTCGAGGCCTATCGCGACAACCGCGAGATGGGCAGCTTCATTCTCGTCGACCCGATCAGCCATCGCACGGCTGCCGCGGGAATGATCGACCTGTCACTGCGCCGCGCCACCAACATTCACTGGCAACAGCTCGCCATCGACAAATCCCTGCGCGCACGGCTCAAGCAGCAGCGGCCCTGCGTGCTCTGGTTCACGGGGCTGAGCGGTGCCGGCAAGTCGACGATCGCCGATCTCGTCGACCGCAGGTTGGCCGAGTTCGGACGTCACGCGGCGTTGCTTGACGGCGACAATCTCCGCCACGGCATCAACCGTGACCTCGGCTTTTCCAGCGCGGAGAGGACGGAGAATGTCCGGCGCGTCGCCGAGATCGCGGCGCTGTTCGTCGATGCCGGCATGATCGCGCTGGTCGCGCTGATCTCGCCCTTCCGCAACGAACGCGAGATGGCGCGGCACCGCGTCGAGGCGGGGGAGTTCATCGAGATCCATGTCGCAACCCCGCTCGCCGAATGCGAGCGGCGCGATCCCAAAGGGCTCTATCGCAAGGCGCGTGCGGGCGAGCTGCCGGCCTTCACCGGCATCGATCATCCCTACGAGGCGCCGCAAGCACCCGAGATCACGATCGACACCTCGGAAATGACCACCGAGGAGGGATGCGAGCGCATCATCCGCTATTTGCAGGAGCACCATTATCTGTAG
- the cysD gene encoding sulfate adenylyltransferase subunit CysD yields MRRSATSHLRRLEAESIHILRETAAEFRKPVMLYSIGKDSSVLLHLAMKAFHPGRPPFPLLHVDTTWKFRDMIAFRDRRARELGLDLIVHTNRDGLSQGITPFCHGSARYTDVMKTQALRQALDLHGFDAAIGGARRDEEKSRAKERVFSHRSAAHRWDPKNQRPELWSLYNTMLAPGESMRVFPLSNWTELDVWDYILLENIPIVPLYLAARRPVVERDGTLIMVDDERMPLHAGEEPRWRSVRFRTLGCYPLSGATVSTAATLPEIVREMMASRTSERQGRMIDRDSPASMERKKAEGYF; encoded by the coding sequence ATGCGCCGCAGCGCCACCAGCCATCTCCGCCGCCTCGAAGCAGAAAGCATTCATATCCTGCGCGAGACGGCGGCCGAGTTCCGCAAGCCGGTCATGCTCTACTCGATCGGCAAGGATTCCTCGGTGCTGCTGCATCTGGCGATGAAGGCGTTTCATCCCGGCAGGCCGCCGTTTCCGCTGCTGCATGTCGACACGACCTGGAAGTTTCGCGATATGATCGCCTTTCGCGACCGCCGGGCCCGCGAGCTCGGTCTCGATCTGATCGTCCACACCAACCGCGATGGATTGAGCCAGGGCATCACGCCGTTCTGCCACGGCTCCGCCCGCTACACCGACGTGATGAAGACACAGGCCCTGCGGCAGGCGCTGGATCTGCACGGCTTCGACGCCGCGATCGGAGGCGCGCGCCGCGACGAGGAGAAGTCGCGCGCCAAGGAGCGCGTGTTCTCGCACCGGAGCGCGGCACATCGCTGGGATCCGAAAAACCAGCGGCCGGAGCTATGGAGCCTGTACAACACGATGCTCGCGCCGGGCGAAAGCATGCGGGTGTTTCCGCTGTCGAACTGGACCGAGCTCGACGTCTGGGACTACATCCTGCTCGAGAACATCCCGATCGTCCCGCTCTATCTGGCTGCAAGACGCCCGGTGGTCGAGCGCGATGGCACGCTGATCATGGTCGACGACGAGCGCATGCCGCTGCATGCGGGTGAAGAGCCGCGATGGCGCTCCGTCAGGTTTCGTACCCTCGGCTGTTACCCGCTCAGCGGTGCGACGGTCTCGACGGCGGCAACGCTGCCGGAGATCGTCCGGGAGATGATGGCCTCGCGCACCTCCGAGCGGCAAGGACGCATGATCGACCGCGACAGCCCCGCGTCGATGGAGCGCAAGAAAGCGGAAGGATACTTCTGA